A region of the Arenibacter antarcticus genome:
CATTAGAAATACAGAAAGACTCAAGGCCAATATAGATTTAGTTAAGAGTAATTTTTTCATGATGTATTTTTTGATTATAAATATTCGTTAAACCAATTGAGGCCATCGCCATAGATACTGTCTAAAGGAGCGTCCCTATGTTTGGCATTGTACCATATTATTTCTTTTGGTTGCCTCGCGCCTTTAAAAAGTAATTTGGACATCATTGGCGGAACTACCTCGTCATTTTTGGCGTTTAACATTAAAAAGGGACGTGGGGCTATCTGCTTTACAAAATTTAAAGGTTCAATAATACTGGTAAATTCTTTTGCCTCCCGCGATAGACCGCCCTTTCCATAAAGTAGATTTAATTGTCCCCCTGCCAATGCTACAATTGGAACTTTTACTCTGTCTTCCAACCCGCAGAATATTGTGCCCGTTATTCCCCCAAGGCTAATACCATAATACCCTATTCTATAGGCATCTAGATTATTTTGGGTCTCTATAAAATCTACGGCACGTCTTAGGTCAAAAACAGTCTGGGCAATAATTTCCCTAGTCCAATATTTGTGTGGCCCAGTAAGATCGAAATCATAAAAATCCCCTTTTCTTTCCCCGTGGTCGTTCATATCTAACCGCAAGACAGCATATCCATTTTTAGTAAAAAGAGAATTGCCATAGGCTACATAATCTACCGCCTTATGGTCGCCAAGTCCGTGCATTAAAATTATTACTGGATAGGGAGCCTTTCCAATTTTGGGTATACTCAATAGTCCGGTTACAATCTTGTTGTGTACACTGGTGTACTGTAGGTGGTACAGATAAAAATCAGAAGTATCCTGCAAGGGTGCCAGCGTGTCATTTAAGGGGATTGCCTTGTCATATTCATAATAGTTGGTTACCGAAATACTATGGCTGGTACTAAGAAAGGATATCAACAGATACATGCAGGTCAACAATAGTAAAGCAACTATTGCAACCGACCAACGACTGTTTTTTTTTCTAAAGAATTTCATCGGTATCCGTTACGTACATCCTAGTGCTCTTGGTGTATAGACCACCATTTGGGTCGCTGAATTCCAAATCGATATAAAATGCCTTAAATCCGTTTTTCGGAAATTGGATATGGTAGAAAATATCCTTTGGGTTTTTTATTTCAATTTTAATGGGGGTCCATTCTTCATCCCTAAAATCGCGATCTTCGGAATCTGCAGACCACAAATACGCATTTTGTAGTTCCTTGGAGGTTGTGGTTACGGTTAAAGTGGCTGATTCCTTATCAGAGTTTATTTTATAGGATAATGGAGGTTGGGGTTTTTCATTTAATAATTTTCCCCAAAACGCACTCAATGCTTTCAAGGCTTGTTCTCCCCCAGCAAGATCATGGCCTGCATTAGGAACATAATGAAGATAATTTTCGCCGGGGATATCATCTATATAGTTTTTAACGGCATCTACGGGCCAATACTCGTCATTGGTGCCAATAAATATCAATTTGGGCATAGTGAGTTTGTCCCTATAGGAGTAGGGGTCCACCATTTGAGTAATGGCATTACCCTCTGCAGAACGTACGGTTTGGGGAATTTCTAGCTTTATATAATCGTTGATCTGATCACTGTATTCGTTCCATGCGGTAATATGATAATCTAGGCTCACGGGCATATTAAGTACATCGATGACCATGGGGGCAATAGCGGTTACCCTTTTGTCATTGGCACCAGTCAACCACGTGGTCCAACCTCTTTTGGAGGCTCCCGATATGGTAAAACGGGTTATTTGTTGTTTTAATTCTTTACTGCTAAACTCCTGTACCGCATCCATGGCGCTAACAGCGCTCTTTACCATTGGGAAAAGCAAAGGCCAAGTAAGATCCTTGTCATTCTTGTAATTGTGTAGGGTATAGGATATTAGTTCGTCCTCTACCAAACCATCATAAAGTGGTTGATTGGGAACTTGTTTTAGGATGGCTACAATTGCTTGGTTCTTTTCTGCAATATGGTTAAAACTTAGGGCTCTTTTATCCCCTAGATTTGACGACCAATTGGGAGAACCGTCTTTTATACTCCCACCGGAAATAAACAATAAGGCTCCATTGTGGGTCACCTCCTTAGGCACCATTATTGATAACTGATGAGTCCAGATAAATTCGCGCCACTTTTGGGAGGTCAGAAGAAGATCGTAAACTGTAGATTCGCCAATCTTATAGGTGTCTTTAATTTCCCATTTAAAATGGGAGTCGTTATTGTGTAAATAACTTTTTAAAGCGGTTTCGGGTGTTATTGGATCTGAGATGTCCTTGTTGTCTGCCAATTTGGTTGGACCTTCCTTACAGGCAGAAACCAGTGTTAAGGACATCAATAGAAATAGGAATAGGTATTTTTTCATTGCTTCTTATATTAATGTGATAATGGTGTTATGGTTTTGTCTGGTTCTGGACTACGTTTAACGAGATTTAATAGTTCCGTGACCATGATTTCCCCAGTCCTTTCTCCTAAACTGGTCTTGGTAATATATTCGTACCGTTTAAAACTGTTGTAATCCTCCTTAGTTAAGATATAACCAAAGGCATCGTTGGTCAGCCCAAATAGAAATGGATGGTCAGTTGGCATTTTTCGCTTAAGAAAATAGCCAATATTGGGAAGGGCCTCCCCTGGAATAGTAAGTATCTGGGCGGTGCCTATATTTAAAAGGTTAATTGTGGTTGAGATCTTCCCATCTTCGGTAGTTCCCAGACTTAAAGGAGAGTTATTCAGAATAGATCGCATCATTTCTGACTCGATTGGGAAAGTTACTTGTTGACTCTGTATGAAAAGTTGTGGATTGCGCTGTGGTTTTGCATCGGATAACAGACGCAGGGCTTCGTCTGCCAACAAATTGCCTATTCTAATACATTCCTCCCAGTCGTTTGCCTCTTTGTTTTGGTCCAATCTGTTGTCTGCAGTGACCATTCCTCCCTGGGCCCCGTTCATAAATATAGCCATCCCTTGGGTTTTAGTGGCTATACGGTCATATAATGGACCTACTAGATCTGGACTCAATATTCCTTGACCATTACCAATTACCTCTGGATGAATGGCATAGTTTACCAGAGTAACTATAGGCTTGTCCTTATTTTTTCCTCCGGTCCCAAGGGCCTGGATCACTCCACATCTTGGGTCGTACAGATTAGGAGCATAATAGTTGTAGGCAATTTTTCCTTTAGCTTCTCCAACTGCAATTTTCAGATAAGCGGGCTCTAAACCTTCTATAGCTTCGTTTATGGCATCTGCCATCTCAGTAACACACCAATCTAAATACGCGAGGTCTGCGGAAGATTTTCCAGTTTCATCTGGAAAGGCGTATGCATCAGGGGCACTATGGGTGTGGGTGGCGCCAATCATAATATTTTCTGGGGGAATGCCTTTAATTAAGGCCTTGGTTCTGTTGCCAAGTGCAGCGGGCCATCCAAGGTTATCTATATTGACAATTGCAATTCTCTCCCCAGCCTTTTCCAAGACCATGGCCCTTACGGTCAAATCACCTTTTTTGACACTTGCAGGTTTTGGAATCCCTACTCCCCCCGAAACAGCAATAAGAGGGTCTGGGGTAATATTACGCATAGCTGCTCCCACCTTTAGTTGCTGGGAATAGATAGTAAGAGATGCTAATAAGAAGAATGTAATGAGTAAAAAGCTCAAACTTGACTCAGATGCGCTGTAAGATTTTATATTCATAAATCTTCACATTTAAATGTTAAAAATGCTCTTATTATGCATGCATAAAACTTAATAAGAATATTGACTTATTTAACAAAAATATATTTAATTTATTAAATCGAGGGTTAATATTTAATGTGTATTTAATAATATAACTGAATAGTATTGAAGATTTTAAATATATTTTTGATGCAAGTGCATTTAATTAGCCTTAATATTAACATATCGTTAACTTATGGACATCAAGTTGCGAATAGGATTTTGGTGATTAATATTATTCGATCTTAGGCATTACAAAAAAAACTAACTTAAAACTACTATTTATGATTCAAAAAAATCTAATACTGTTGTATGGAATTTTATTTTCGATCATGCTATCATTGTCTTCTTGTAGCTCAGATGATAGCAGTGGTTTGGAAGATATTCCTCTTACCGTAGATGTTTTTCAGAGTACCGTTGGAAAGAAAGTAGCCTTCCAGGGGTTGACCAATAACGCGACCTCATGGCTGTGGGATTTTGGTGATGGGTCTACCAGTACGGAAAAGAACCCGGTTCATGTCTTCTCTGATGGAGGATATTATTCTGGGAAGTTGACCGCAACATCTTCAGATGGAAGTTCTGTGAGTAAGGAATTTAATTTGGCGGTGGATTTAACGCCTTATATATTACTTACAGGTGGCCCTACAGCTACCAGTGGTAAAACTTGGAGAATTTCAAGCGCCCATTCTGCTGGGGATTATTTCGCCAATTCAAATGCAGGTTTGACCCCTTTTAATGCAGCTCCAAACCCTCTTCCAGCGGGTATATTAGGAGGTGGGTTAGGACTGAGCGAAGTGTATCAGGATGAGTATACCTTTAATTTTAATGGGGATTATTCGATGGATTTAAAGGATGGGGCCGCATTAAGTGGTTTGGTCTATCAGTTTTTGACAACTGGCGGTGCGGGAATAAAAAACCCCAGTAGTAATCAAGATTTTGGTTTGTGTACTGGCTTATTTGCCCCAGAGCCCAATGCTACTTTTACTTATAAGGAAAATGCTGATTTAACTGTATCATCTGTATATGGGCCTGGAGGGGCTTTGACTTATAACGGAGTAAGTACCTTGGAGTTTTCGGGGACCATGTTTTTTGGATTGTTAGATTACGAGCGAAAGGTGATTATTAAGGAAGTTAAGGATAATTCATTGAAAGCAATCATGTTTATATCTGCTTCTCCGGATTATGCGCCACTCAGTACCCATGCACTTGTACTTACTTTTGAGGCTGTGAAATAATTCATCTAAACAATGGGAGATAGGGATATTCAGAATAAATTAACCAACCACAATACAATTTTATGAACAATTACATAAATTATATAAAACCGATAGTTCAACAAATGTGTTTGCTGCTGCTGTTATTTTGCACGGCCTTGCTATCGGCGCAATCAGGGCAACATACAGTTACGGGTAATGTTACGTCTTTAGAAGACGGTATGCCATTACCTGGTGTAAGTATCGTACTAAAAGGAACCACCCAAGGAGTGTCTTCTGATTTTGATGGTAATTATAGTATTAACATACCCAATGGGAATGGTGTTTTAGTCTTTACTTCTTTGGGATTTGAGGTACAGGAAACTGCCGTTAATGGTAGGACTTCCATTAACATTGCTATGGCTCCAAGTGCAGAAGCCTTGGATGAGGTAGTGGTGACCGCTTTAGGTATCAAAAGGGAAGATAAGTCTTTGGGGTATTCTGTTGAAAATGTAGCAGGGGAGGAACTGACCCGAGTAGCTCAGGAGAATGTATTGAATTCCCTGTCAGGAAAGGTGGCCGGTGTTACCCTTAATTCTACGGGAGGCACAGGTTCTTCTGTAAGTATGGTAATTCGTGGAGCCATTTCCTTGAGTTCGGACAATCAGCCACTCTTTGTAATCGATGGGGTTCCCATATCCAATTCCCTAAATAATATTGGTGGATTTGGAGATAGGAATGCTGTGGATTACGGAAACGCTATTTCGGATTTGGACCCCAATAGTATTGAAGATGTCACTATTTTAAAAGGACCCAGTGCTGCAGCGCTTTATGGTTCTCGGGCTGGTAACGGGGTGGTATTGATTACCACTAAAAAGGCTAAGAATAAGGAGAAAATGAAGGTTTCCTTTTCGTCGAGTACCGTTTTTGATGTACCCTATAAATTTTTAAATCAGAACACTAGGTTTGCCTCTGGTCAATTTTCGTATTCCCCAGAATCTCAAGGGGGTAGTTATTTAATGCCAGATATTTCGTTTGGTGGTGTCGGCGGTCCGGAATTGGATAAGGGGTATTATGCCGTGCAATGGAGGGCGCCTTTGGATGCCAACGGAGTTCCCATACCCACCGAATTAAGGTCTTATCCCAATAACGTTAAAAATTTTGTGCAAACAGGGATAACTACCAATAATAGTCTTTCGGTTACGAATAGCACGGATGTCATGAACTATAGAATGGGGGTAACTAATATGTCCAATACGGGTTTGGTTCCCAATTCTGACGTAAATAGAAACAGTTTTTCATTATCGGCATCTTCTAACATGGATCATAAGCTGATTCTAAGTACTAATGTAAATGTGGTACATAGTTATGCCGATAATAGGCCAGCGTCCAACAGAGGTGCTAACCCCTTACAATATGCATATAGTACTCCTAGTAATATAGATCTTGGGATATTAAGGGATTATGATTTACCAGGTACGGATGTATTGACGATTTTACCAGGTTATGATAATCCCTACTTTTTGGCAAATGAGATAAATAATAGTTATTCCAGATTTAGGATCTTTGGGAATGTGGCCTTGGATTGGGTTGTTTCTCCCGCTTTTAAATTGAGGACTAGTTATAATATGAATAGTTTTAATCAGACTCAAGAAACTAAAATGGCTCCAGGGTATAGCAGGGAGACCAATAATGGAACCTATGGTATTGCTAAAAGTGAAGGTCTGGAGACTAACATCGATGTATTGGCAACCTATACAAAGGATTTTGGTAATTTCGATTTTAGTCTTTCCGGTGGTGGAAACTTAATGTACCAAAAGAACACGGGGCTTAGTAATTCTGCATTCTCTGGGGTTGGACTTATTGTTCCAAACTTGTTTACGGTAAAGAATATTGCTCCTACGGCTTTGAACTACTCTAGTTTCTTTAGTGAACGAGGAATTAATAGTGTGTATGCCTTGGCCAATTTCGGATTTTGGGATATGCTTTATTTAGATGTGGGTGCGCGGAACGACTGGGCAAGTACCTTGCCCATAGACAACAGGTCTTATTTTTATCCTTCCGCCTCCTTGAGTTTCTTGCTAAGCGAGGTCGTGGATATTCCTAAGGTGGATCTTTTTAAACTTAGAGGAGGTTGGGCGAGAGCGGGTAATGACACCAGCCCCTATCAGTTGGGGGCGTATTACAATAATGCCGGGGTATGGGACAATGCAGTGCTATATAGCGCTTCTGGAGGTTTAAGTACACCTACATTGGAACCAGAGGAAGCCACCTCAAAAGAATTTGGTGTGGATTTGACCATGTTCAACAATAGGTTTCGATTTGAAGGAACTTACTATACGGTTGAAAACAGAAATCAAATTGTACCCAATATTACCATCCCTGGATCTTCAGGATATAGTAGTGTGAGTATTAATGCTGGAGCCCTGGAAAGTAAGGGTTGGGAACTCTCTCTAGGTGTAACTCCCATTAGAACGGAGAACTTTAATTGGGATTTGAATTTTAATTTCACTAAGAATGAATCTAAAATTTTGGAATTGTCTGACGGTGTAGATTATATTGAATTTTGGAGTGAAAACAAAAGTAAGTCACGAGGTTATGTGGCTAACCCAGCCACCGGAGAAGATGGCTTGCTTGGAAATATATATTCCTTGGAAAAATTAAGAGTTACCGATGCAAATTCCCCCTATTTTGGATATCCTTTGATAGATCCCGATGAAGGAGAATGGTTGCCTCAAGAAGAATTGGTTAAAGTGGGAAACTACAATCCAGATTTTATTTTGGGACTGCAATCCAGTTTTTCGTACAAGAACTTTACATTGAACATGACCTTCGATTGGCGTTCTGGCGGACAGTATATGTCTCAAACCTCCAGATATATGACAGAAGATGGTTTTGGGGGACAACTTTTGGAAATGGTAAACCCGGGTATTGCCCAGCCAGGACCTGAACTTAAACAGTGGGTATTAGACAATGCAGGGGAATTTATTTTCAGTGAAGATCTTAGGTCTATAGGTGGTACACCAGGTAACGGGGGTCTTCCCGAATCTTTTGGGGGTTCTGTAGTTTACGACGGTGTTTTTGATGCAGGAGTTATTGGGACTTATGATGGAAACGGCAACTTTGTATTGGTCAGTGAAAACCTTGGAAATGTGGGTACCTTATTTATGCCATTTTCCTATTCCCATCCATGGGCATTTGGAACACAGCATATGTTCGATGCAGATTATATAAAACTTAGGGAAGTATCTATAGGCTATGATCTTCCTAAAAAGCTTTTATCTAGAACAGGCTTGGATAATGTTAGTGTATCTGTTTACAGTAGAAATATTATGTTGTGGACCAAGGATTCGGCTTTCGGAATAGATCCAGAAAGGGCATTTCAGGCCGAAACGGGTAAAGATAAAAGAGGCACTCAGTTTAAGCAGGGTGTTGAGCGCTATAATGTGGATCCATGGGTTGTCCCAGTTGGTTTTAAAATTGGTATAACATTTTAATAAAATAAAACTTAGATCATGATGTATCAGATAATAAATAAAATAGCCATATTGGTTTTGGGACTCATCGTTTTAGTGTCCTGCCACGGCTTAGAGGACTTAAATGAAAATCCTAATCAAATAGGATCGGACAATGTGGATCCCAATCTTTTGATTGCCACTGTAATTTCAGGAACGGCCAAGAATGTGGTTGATTTGGGATTCGGGGATATTGCTGGGGTGATGCAGCATACCCAAAAAGATGGTTGGTCCGGAGGACATAATTCCTACGATTGGAGCAATGGATCCTTTAATTGGAACGGCTATTATAGCCTTTTGACAAATGATAAAACCCTGCTAAAGAAAGCTGAAGTAGATAATTTGGAGTTTCATATCGGAGTGGGATTGGTTATGAAGGCCTATTTATTCGGAATGATTTCCGACCTCTATGGTGATGCACCATATACCAATGCGCTAAGAGGGGATGAAGGGGTTGAGTTTTTTGATACCGCCTTTGATAACCAAAAGGTAATCTATACGGGTATCTTATCGGATTTGGATAGGGCGAATAGTTTATTGTCCAAAAATCAAGATGCTTATTTTAGTATTCTAGAAAATCAGGATATCCTTTATAGTGGCGATGTTGCTAAATGGAGGAAATTTGCCAATTCATTAGCACTTCGCTATTACATGCGACTATCAGAAAAGGAGCCAGGGATAGCAGAAGCAGGAATTAAAAATATTACTTCTAATCCAAGTCAATATCCATTGATCATGAACGCTTCCGATGATGCTAATGTAGATTATGTTGGTTCAAGTGGAGCCGATTCATGGCCATCAACAACCAAATTTAGTAGTGATCCAGCTGGAAACTATTTTAGAATTAAAATGTCGGCAACCTTGGTAGATGCTTTGCTGGCTTTGGATGACCCTAGATTGGGGGTTTGGGCCAATAAGATAGAAATACCTTTGGTTTTAGCTACAGGAGAGCCTGAGAATACGGATCAAATTCGCAACGGGGAAAGATATGTTGGCCAAAAATTGGTTGATGATCATTTGGAGATTGTAGGGGTACCTGTAAACTATAATAAAGATTATGTGGGATTGCCAACTGCCATTCCTTTCGGAGGCTCATTTAACTTAAGGGTAAATCCGGCCCAAGGAACTTATAATCCTTCTGTTTCCCAGTTAAATGATATTTATAAGGAAGCTAAGGGCCCCTTGTTAAAGTCGAGATTGATTTCTGCAGCCGAGGTTAACTTTATTTTGGCGGAGGCAGCACTTAAAGGTTGGGTGTCCGGAAGTGCAGAGAATTACTATAACGAGGGTATTAAGCAGTCTTTTGAGGCTTGGGGTATTGGAGATGAGTATGCCAATTATATGGCAGGAATAAGCTTTGGAGGCTTGGGGGATATTATGGAGCAAAAATGGATAGCTAGTTGGACTTCTGCGACCCAATCTTGGTTCGATTACAGAAGGACGGGCTTGCCTAACCTTACCACAGGGCCATCAAGCAAACGTGCTGCAATTCCACTGAGATTTTATTATAATATCGATGAAATTAATAGCAATACTGAAAATGCTAATGATGCCATTGATAAGTTGGAGCCAACACAATTTACCGCACCAGATAGTAATAACAGCGCATGGTCCAAAATGTGGTTGCTGCAGGGTACGGGAAAACCGTATTAATAATTTTTTCAATTAAATAAAAGAGGAAGTTTAAAAAATAGATTTTGAGGTTCATTTTAGCGCAGTAGAAAACTTGTAATGGCGTAATGTTAGCAAGTATGCAATTTCGCTCGACAGGAAAATCAGACTGTTTTTAGACATCCTCTTTTTCAATGTATTTCATCACAACCCGGTGATAACGGGAAGGAAAATGAATTATTTTAGTAGGTATTAACTAATTAACCTCCCTTAATCTGTTCCACTTTTATCCAGTGTAAATAGAATCAGTGATTAAAACCGCAAAAACAACCGCTTTAAATGGCTATGATATAATTATGGCAATTGAAGTAGAACCAAAACAAATTTTTAAATATGAATAGATTGATTGCCATCCAAAATAGGTACAGAACCTACCTTTGTTATTTAGTTTTATTTTTTATATCCGTTACTCTTTTTGCACAAAAACAGCAGTATGGAGAGGAGTACATCTTTCCTTTTCAAGGGCAACATGTGCACTCTAGTTCTATCGTAGAACTTCCAAACGGTGACCTTATGTCGTGCTGGTTTCAAGGTTCTGGTGAACGCAATTCCAATGATGTAGTCATAAATGGTTCCAAATTAAAAAAAGGAAGCAAGACATGGAGTGAACCTTTCTTATTGGCCGACACGCCTGGCCAACCAGATTGTAACCCTGTGCTTTTTTTGGATGCGAAAGGGAAATTATACCTGTTCTGGATTGTGGTTCAGGCCAATCAATGGGAGCGGTCTATATTAAAATATAAGGTAGCTTCAGATTATATGCAATCGGATATCCCGAAATGGGAATGGCAGGATGTTATCCTTTTAAAACCCGATGAATCTTTTGAAAAGACCATAGAGGAACAGTTTAATAAAATGGGTTCTAGAGGCCTTACATGGGCAGAATATGCGCCAAAATACGAAAATATGATCCTAGAGGCCGCAAAGGATAAGACTAAAAAAGAAACTGGATGGATGACGCGGATCCATCCCATTGTACTCCCCTCTGGGCGAATCCTATTGCCACTTTATTCGGATGGTTATAATCTTTCCCTGATCGGTATATCTGATGATGATGGTGCCACTTGGCAACCTAGTTTGCCTATTGTGGGCTATGGCAATATTCAGCCTAGTATTGTGCAAAAGAAAGACGGAAGTCTAATAGCTTATATGCGCGATAATGGGGATGCACCAGGAAGGATTTTGGAAAGTACTTCCACGGACGAAGGCTATTCTTGGACAGCAGCAACCGAATCCAATATTCCAAATCCAGGCACCAGTGTAGAAACCTTGGTGCTTAATAATGGCGATTGGATTATGGTCTACAACGATTTGGAATCGGGGAGATACAGTTTGGCCGTAAGCCTATCGGATGATGAAGGAAAAACTTGGAAATGGAGTCGGTCTCTTGAAATGGAAAGCAATAAAGACGGGTCGTTTTCCTATCCGTCCATGATTCAATCCAGTGATGGATTGGTCCATATTACCTACTCCTATCACATAAAGGGGAATAAAACCATAAAGCATGTAGCCTTTCCATCGAAATGGATAAAGGAATAAAAATAACGTCATAAGAGAAAATGGCAAAGCAGTTAAAATAGTAGCATAAATATTTAAAATTTAAAACATGAAAAAAGTATTGTTCTTATCCTACCTATTGATCAGTGTTATTGGTATGGCACAAGAAAACCAAAAAATTGCCTTCGGGCCCTATATTCAGCAAATGGGAACCAAGGAGGCCACCATAAACTGGTCCACCAAAGAAAGTGAGCCCACCTTGACTGATCCTGAAGGAAATGTGAAAACCATAACTGAATACAAACACCATACAATCCATTTAGGCAGATTAAAGCCCAATACGGAATATAATTATGATGTGCTTAACGATGGAACCGATGAGGGGAAAGGAACATTAACGACCTATCCAGAAGAAAGAATCCCATTTAATTTTGTGGTGACCGGCGATTCTAGAAGTAGGCATGATGTACATGCCAAGGTGGTAGCCAAAATAATGGAAACCAATCCAAAGTTCATTGTCAATTCAGGAGATTTGGTTTCCAACGGTCGCTCAATAGAGGATTGGGAAGCGTTTTTTGAGGTAAACAAAGATTTGATGCGAAATACACCATACTATCCGGTGCTAGGTAATCACGAGAAGGATTCTCCCTATTATTACGATTTGTTTGACCTTCCCAATAATGAGAAATATTATTACTTCACGGTTGGAGACGCCCTGATGATCGTGTTGGACAGTGAAGGAAAACAGATCTCCCAACCCGAATT
Encoded here:
- a CDS encoding alpha/beta hydrolase, with protein sequence MKFFRKKNSRWSVAIVALLLLTCMYLLISFLSTSHSISVTNYYEYDKAIPLNDTLAPLQDTSDFYLYHLQYTSVHNKIVTGLLSIPKIGKAPYPVIILMHGLGDHKAVDYVAYGNSLFTKNGYAVLRLDMNDHGERKGDFYDFDLTGPHKYWTREIIAQTVFDLRRAVDFIETQNNLDAYRIGYYGISLGGITGTIFCGLEDRVKVPIVALAGGQLNLLYGKGGLSREAKEFTSIIEPLNFVKQIAPRPFLMLNAKNDEVVPPMMSKLLFKGARQPKEIIWYNAKHRDAPLDSIYGDGLNWFNEYL
- a CDS encoding PhoPQ-activated pathogenicity-related family protein → MKKYLFLFLLMSLTLVSACKEGPTKLADNKDISDPITPETALKSYLHNNDSHFKWEIKDTYKIGESTVYDLLLTSQKWREFIWTHQLSIMVPKEVTHNGALLFISGGSIKDGSPNWSSNLGDKRALSFNHIAEKNQAIVAILKQVPNQPLYDGLVEDELISYTLHNYKNDKDLTWPLLFPMVKSAVSAMDAVQEFSSKELKQQITRFTISGASKRGWTTWLTGANDKRVTAIAPMVIDVLNMPVSLDYHITAWNEYSDQINDYIKLEIPQTVRSAEGNAITQMVDPYSYRDKLTMPKLIFIGTNDEYWPVDAVKNYIDDIPGENYLHYVPNAGHDLAGGEQALKALSAFWGKLLNEKPQPPLSYKINSDKESATLTVTTTSKELQNAYLWSADSEDRDFRDEEWTPIKIEIKNPKDIFYHIQFPKNGFKAFYIDLEFSDPNGGLYTKSTRMYVTDTDEIL
- a CDS encoding PKD domain-containing protein, which gives rise to MIQKNLILLYGILFSIMLSLSSCSSDDSSGLEDIPLTVDVFQSTVGKKVAFQGLTNNATSWLWDFGDGSTSTEKNPVHVFSDGGYYSGKLTATSSDGSSVSKEFNLAVDLTPYILLTGGPTATSGKTWRISSAHSAGDYFANSNAGLTPFNAAPNPLPAGILGGGLGLSEVYQDEYTFNFNGDYSMDLKDGAALSGLVYQFLTTGGAGIKNPSSNQDFGLCTGLFAPEPNATFTYKENADLTVSSVYGPGGALTYNGVSTLEFSGTMFFGLLDYERKVIIKEVKDNSLKAIMFISASPDYAPLSTHALVLTFEAVK
- a CDS encoding SusC/RagA family TonB-linked outer membrane protein, which encodes MNNYINYIKPIVQQMCLLLLLFCTALLSAQSGQHTVTGNVTSLEDGMPLPGVSIVLKGTTQGVSSDFDGNYSINIPNGNGVLVFTSLGFEVQETAVNGRTSINIAMAPSAEALDEVVVTALGIKREDKSLGYSVENVAGEELTRVAQENVLNSLSGKVAGVTLNSTGGTGSSVSMVIRGAISLSSDNQPLFVIDGVPISNSLNNIGGFGDRNAVDYGNAISDLDPNSIEDVTILKGPSAAALYGSRAGNGVVLITTKKAKNKEKMKVSFSSSTVFDVPYKFLNQNTRFASGQFSYSPESQGGSYLMPDISFGGVGGPELDKGYYAVQWRAPLDANGVPIPTELRSYPNNVKNFVQTGITTNNSLSVTNSTDVMNYRMGVTNMSNTGLVPNSDVNRNSFSLSASSNMDHKLILSTNVNVVHSYADNRPASNRGANPLQYAYSTPSNIDLGILRDYDLPGTDVLTILPGYDNPYFLANEINNSYSRFRIFGNVALDWVVSPAFKLRTSYNMNSFNQTQETKMAPGYSRETNNGTYGIAKSEGLETNIDVLATYTKDFGNFDFSLSGGGNLMYQKNTGLSNSAFSGVGLIVPNLFTVKNIAPTALNYSSFFSERGINSVYALANFGFWDMLYLDVGARNDWASTLPIDNRSYFYPSASLSFLLSEVVDIPKVDLFKLRGGWARAGNDTSPYQLGAYYNNAGVWDNAVLYSASGGLSTPTLEPEEATSKEFGVDLTMFNNRFRFEGTYYTVENRNQIVPNITIPGSSGYSSVSINAGALESKGWELSLGVTPIRTENFNWDLNFNFTKNESKILELSDGVDYIEFWSENKSKSRGYVANPATGEDGLLGNIYSLEKLRVTDANSPYFGYPLIDPDEGEWLPQEELVKVGNYNPDFILGLQSSFSYKNFTLNMTFDWRSGGQYMSQTSRYMTEDGFGGQLLEMVNPGIAQPGPELKQWVLDNAGEFIFSEDLRSIGGTPGNGGLPESFGGSVVYDGVFDAGVIGTYDGNGNFVLVSENLGNVGTLFMPFSYSHPWAFGTQHMFDADYIKLREVSIGYDLPKKLLSRTGLDNVSVSVYSRNIMLWTKDSAFGIDPERAFQAETGKDKRGTQFKQGVERYNVDPWVVPVGFKIGITF
- a CDS encoding SusD/RagB family nutrient-binding outer membrane lipoprotein, encoding MMYQIINKIAILVLGLIVLVSCHGLEDLNENPNQIGSDNVDPNLLIATVISGTAKNVVDLGFGDIAGVMQHTQKDGWSGGHNSYDWSNGSFNWNGYYSLLTNDKTLLKKAEVDNLEFHIGVGLVMKAYLFGMISDLYGDAPYTNALRGDEGVEFFDTAFDNQKVIYTGILSDLDRANSLLSKNQDAYFSILENQDILYSGDVAKWRKFANSLALRYYMRLSEKEPGIAEAGIKNITSNPSQYPLIMNASDDANVDYVGSSGADSWPSTTKFSSDPAGNYFRIKMSATLVDALLALDDPRLGVWANKIEIPLVLATGEPENTDQIRNGERYVGQKLVDDHLEIVGVPVNYNKDYVGLPTAIPFGGSFNLRVNPAQGTYNPSVSQLNDIYKEAKGPLLKSRLISAAEVNFILAEAALKGWVSGSAENYYNEGIKQSFEAWGIGDEYANYMAGISFGGLGDIMEQKWIASWTSATQSWFDYRRTGLPNLTTGPSSKRAAIPLRFYYNIDEINSNTENANDAIDKLEPTQFTAPDSNNSAWSKMWLLQGTGKPY
- a CDS encoding exo-alpha-sialidase, with the protein product MNRLIAIQNRYRTYLCYLVLFFISVTLFAQKQQYGEEYIFPFQGQHVHSSSIVELPNGDLMSCWFQGSGERNSNDVVINGSKLKKGSKTWSEPFLLADTPGQPDCNPVLFLDAKGKLYLFWIVVQANQWERSILKYKVASDYMQSDIPKWEWQDVILLKPDESFEKTIEEQFNKMGSRGLTWAEYAPKYENMILEAAKDKTKKETGWMTRIHPIVLPSGRILLPLYSDGYNLSLIGISDDDGATWQPSLPIVGYGNIQPSIVQKKDGSLIAYMRDNGDAPGRILESTSTDEGYSWTAATESNIPNPGTSVETLVLNNGDWIMVYNDLESGRYSLAVSLSDDEGKTWKWSRSLEMESNKDGSFSYPSMIQSSDGLVHITYSYHIKGNKTIKHVAFPSKWIKE